One stretch of Pedobacter riviphilus DNA includes these proteins:
- a CDS encoding FKBP-type peptidyl-prolyl cis-trans isomerase, with protein MKNGIIILLVAALGLSACNKFEKGEGDMTYKIYKSEGKPKIQDGDYVKLNGVQTVETNTNPDSVMVNTYDNERPAFFAISKSMFKGDLASGLKLLGEGDSAVFKLNLDSMEKYSGQPKPKGLKSNIASFTIKIEKVLHKGKDADSIFEAKKRLFFESEYKALNEKNKVVEPAKIAKYVAENNLKVTTAPSGLQYVISAPGNSERATLTDTVLMDYTGQFTNKKSNGALNVFDTSNAKIAKEAGIFSENVQYVPRSLPLGQLPQGVIQGIQLIGVGGKIKMILPSRLGFGENGGGPINPFTPLVFDVELKGIIKPNVATPVTK; from the coding sequence ATGAAGAACGGAATTATTATTCTCTTGGTAGCGGCTTTGGGCTTGTCTGCCTGTAACAAATTCGAAAAAGGTGAAGGAGATATGACTTACAAGATCTATAAAAGTGAAGGTAAGCCAAAAATTCAGGATGGAGATTATGTAAAGTTAAATGGTGTTCAAACGGTAGAAACCAATACCAATCCCGATTCGGTAATGGTAAATACCTATGACAATGAACGTCCGGCTTTCTTTGCCATCAGCAAATCGATGTTTAAAGGTGATTTAGCCTCTGGATTAAAACTGCTTGGTGAAGGCGATAGCGCCGTTTTTAAATTGAACCTGGATTCGATGGAGAAATATTCAGGTCAGCCTAAACCAAAAGGACTAAAATCAAACATTGCTTCTTTTACCATTAAAATTGAGAAAGTATTGCATAAAGGGAAAGACGCTGATTCTATTTTCGAAGCGAAGAAACGCCTTTTCTTTGAGTCTGAGTACAAAGCACTAAATGAAAAAAATAAAGTGGTAGAGCCCGCTAAAATTGCAAAGTATGTTGCCGAGAATAATTTAAAGGTAACTACTGCGCCATCTGGACTACAGTATGTTATTTCTGCCCCAGGCAATTCAGAAAGAGCAACTTTAACAGATACGGTATTAATGGATTACACAGGCCAGTTTACGAATAAAAAATCGAACGGAGCATTAAATGTTTTTGATACTTCGAATGCTAAAATTGCAAAAGAAGCCGGGATTTTCTCTGAAAACGTACAATATGTACCGCGTAGTTTACCTTTAGGGCAATTGCCACAAGGAGTTATTCAGGGGATCCAACTTATTGGTGTTGGCGGTAAGATCAAAATGATTTTGCCATCAAGATTGGGTTTTGGCGAAAATGGTGGCGGACCGATTAATCCATTCACACCTTTGGTATTTGATGTAGAACTGAAAGGTATTATTAAGCCAAATGTGGCAACCCCAGTAACTAAGTAA
- a CDS encoding response regulator: protein MEKIKVFLIHDYDALMDSVESILSDSESIVVVGKANSAALAEQLIRTKIPDIVLADVSVCEKVGADLTKLIKREFPKIKVIVLSMQDDFINISKMIKSGATGYLLKNVKFHELHKAINKVMLGETYIQNSITAKFINGYQRENHTEEVNILSPREVEIIRLIAKEYTSASIGRMLFISEHTVETHRKNIWRKTGVKSIVGLLNFAHEHQLI from the coding sequence ATGGAAAAGATCAAGGTCTTTTTAATTCACGATTATGATGCTTTAATGGATAGTGTTGAATCCATTCTAAGTGATTCAGAAAGTATTGTTGTTGTTGGTAAGGCTAATTCTGCAGCACTTGCCGAACAATTGATCAGGACTAAGATACCAGATATTGTACTTGCCGATGTTAGTGTTTGCGAAAAGGTTGGAGCTGATTTAACTAAATTGATTAAAAGAGAATTTCCCAAAATTAAAGTTATTGTACTTTCTATGCAGGATGATTTTATCAATATTTCGAAAATGATCAAGTCTGGAGCAACAGGTTATCTTTTAAAAAATGTAAAGTTTCACGAACTGCATAAAGCAATTAATAAGGTTATGCTTGGCGAAACCTATATACAAAATTCCATCACCGCTAAATTTATTAATGGTTACCAGCGTGAAAACCATACAGAAGAAGTGAATATTTTATCACCTCGAGAAGTAGAAATTATTAGGTTGATTGCCAAAGAATACACTTCTGCAAGTATAGGCAGGATGCTCTTTATTTCGGAGCATACAGTAGAAACCCATCGTAAAAATATATGGCGTAAAACTGGTGTGAAATCAATTGTTGGTTTGCTGAATTTTGCACACGAGCATCAGCTGATTTAA
- a CDS encoding SH3 domain-containing protein, with protein MALADKYKALTDAATAAGIADLAVREQDGVLYIDGTAADGATKDHLWEVYNQIDPNFTSGDLVLNVNVAIDAAVTHAKVITESSNLNIRKGPGTDQPIVGKAAHGEVITLVNRSNDLWWLVRTNDGEEGYCYAQYLEAQA; from the coding sequence ATGGCATTAGCAGATAAATACAAAGCACTAACTGACGCAGCAACTGCGGCAGGCATAGCAGATTTAGCGGTGAGGGAGCAAGACGGGGTTTTATACATAGATGGAACTGCTGCCGATGGTGCAACTAAAGATCATCTTTGGGAAGTTTATAATCAAATTGACCCCAACTTTACATCAGGCGACTTGGTTCTGAATGTAAACGTGGCCATTGATGCCGCTGTTACCCATGCAAAAGTGATTACAGAGAGCAGTAATCTAAATATCCGTAAAGGCCCGGGAACGGATCAACCAATTGTAGGTAAAGCTGCACATGGCGAGGTGATTACCCTGGTAAACAGAAGCAACGATTTATGGTGGCTGGTAAGGACTAACGATGGCGAAGAAGGTTATTGTTATGCGCAATATTTAGAAGCGCAAGCTTAA
- a CDS encoding BON domain-containing protein, producing MKTTKLLMSMVIATTLFFVGCKPKDAAIQAAIQAKEAAGITVAVTKGEVTLTGEVDDEATKTKAEEIAKAEKGVKSVINNLTVKPADVPVVIAEDPTLIKNVADATKDFPTVKAEVKDGVVLLTGEIKKASLITLMQHLSALKPKKIDNKLTVK from the coding sequence ATGAAAACAACTAAATTATTAATGAGCATGGTTATTGCAACTACACTATTTTTTGTAGGCTGTAAACCAAAAGATGCGGCAATCCAGGCTGCAATCCAGGCCAAAGAAGCTGCTGGTATTACCGTAGCTGTTACTAAAGGCGAAGTAACTTTAACTGGTGAAGTTGATGATGAAGCCACAAAAACCAAAGCAGAAGAAATTGCAAAGGCAGAAAAAGGGGTAAAATCTGTAATCAACAATTTAACAGTTAAACCAGCAGATGTACCTGTTGTAATTGCAGAAGACCCTACTTTAATTAAAAATGTTGCTGATGCGACCAAAGATTTCCCAACGGTGAAAGCCGAGGTTAAAGATGGTGTAGTTCTCTTAACCGGCGAAATTAAAAAAGCCTCATTAATCACCTTAATGCAGCATTTGAGTGCATTAAAACCTAAAAAAATAGACAATAAATTAACCGTTAAATAA
- a CDS encoding CYTH domain-containing protein, with translation MMGKEIERKFLIDHQKWNNLSKPEGKLFRQGYLLSDQDKTVRVRATETKGFLTIKGQTIGATRMEYEYEIPVGEATELLDHFSLTELSKTRYEITFNGKVWEIDVFLGDNKGLIVAEIELDSEDEIFELPDWISREVTEEEKYYNSNLAVKPFKDWI, from the coding sequence ATGATGGGAAAAGAAATAGAACGCAAATTCTTAATCGATCATCAGAAGTGGAATAACCTGAGCAAACCAGAAGGAAAACTTTTTAGACAAGGTTATTTACTTAGTGATCAAGATAAAACGGTGCGCGTAAGGGCAACCGAAACCAAAGGTTTTTTAACCATAAAAGGTCAAACGATTGGTGCAACCCGGATGGAATACGAATATGAAATCCCTGTTGGTGAAGCCACAGAGTTATTAGATCACTTTTCCTTAACTGAACTTTCAAAAACACGTTATGAAATTACATTTAACGGCAAGGTTTGGGAGATAGATGTATTTTTGGGCGATAATAAAGGACTAATTGTTGCCGAAATTGAACTTGACAGTGAAGACGAAATATTCGAACTCCCAGATTGGATAAGCAGAGAAGTTACCGAAGAAGAAAAATATTATAATTCTAATTTAGCAGTTAAGCCCTTTAAAGATTGGATTTAA
- a CDS encoding beta-N-acetylhexosaminidase, with product MKKIFLIISYCFFAANTFAQSIVTETEIGDSESAVAQTPIAIIPEPVSLMKKAGTFTLPENVTIQTVKSGELKQSIAYLSDRITTATGKFVSTVSNSSHPTIKLILNTQEDTQLGKEGYKLNVNPTQVVITANQPAGIFYGVQSLLQLFPAEIESKELVNDIKWKAPCVDVVDYPKLGWRGLMFDVARHFFTKQEVKQFIDDMVRYKFNLLHLHLADDEGWRIEIKGLPKLTEIGAWSVKKIGTFGDFTPPTADEPRTYGGFYTQEDIKELVQYAQERFVNILPEIDVPGHSLAIIASYPELSCTPDAVNYKVRSGEKIMDWSRGAPPTALVDNTLCPANEKVYVFLDSVLTQVAKLFPFEYIHMGGDEAPHNFWEKNDQVKALMLREGLKTIPQVQAYFEKRVEQIVISKGKKFMGWDEILEGGVSPTAAVMSWRGMKYGIQAANEKHNVVMSPTDFAYLDYMQADPITEPKVYASLRLNKAYQFNPVPAGVNAQYIIGAQANLWTEQVFTFRQAEYMVWPRAFAISESIWSPIEKKNWTNFVDRTQQHFKRLDLAEIKYSPAIYDPIFTVKRSADKQLMIELTTEIDGLDIYYSFDNSTPDRFYPKYTAALQVPKDASMLRVITYRGKQPIGRLISMPVADLQKRAR from the coding sequence ATGAAAAAAATATTCCTGATTATCTCTTACTGTTTTTTTGCAGCCAATACCTTCGCTCAATCTATTGTTACAGAAACTGAAATCGGCGATTCCGAAAGCGCAGTTGCACAAACACCAATTGCTATTATACCAGAGCCTGTATCTTTAATGAAAAAGGCAGGTACTTTTACCTTACCAGAAAATGTAACCATCCAGACTGTTAAGAGTGGAGAATTAAAACAATCTATCGCTTACCTTTCCGATCGGATTACTACCGCTACCGGTAAATTTGTAAGCACAGTGAGTAATTCAAGTCACCCAACTATTAAACTGATTTTAAATACTCAAGAAGATACCCAACTCGGTAAAGAAGGTTACAAATTAAATGTTAATCCTACACAGGTTGTAATTACAGCTAACCAGCCTGCTGGGATTTTTTATGGCGTTCAGTCATTGCTTCAACTTTTCCCAGCCGAAATAGAAAGCAAGGAACTAGTAAATGATATCAAATGGAAGGCGCCTTGTGTTGATGTGGTAGATTATCCAAAATTGGGCTGGAGAGGTTTGATGTTCGATGTAGCCCGTCACTTTTTCACCAAGCAAGAAGTAAAGCAGTTTATTGACGACATGGTGCGTTATAAATTTAATCTGTTGCATTTGCACCTCGCAGATGATGAAGGCTGGAGAATTGAAATTAAAGGCTTACCTAAATTAACTGAAATAGGTGCATGGAGCGTTAAAAAAATCGGGACTTTCGGCGATTTTACCCCACCAACGGCGGATGAACCCCGTACTTACGGTGGTTTTTATACCCAGGAAGATATTAAAGAACTCGTTCAGTATGCACAAGAACGTTTTGTAAATATATTACCAGAAATCGATGTTCCAGGGCATAGTTTAGCTATTATCGCTTCTTACCCTGAACTATCCTGCACGCCGGATGCCGTTAATTATAAAGTGCGCTCAGGTGAAAAAATTATGGATTGGAGCCGTGGTGCGCCACCAACTGCTTTGGTTGATAATACACTTTGCCCGGCAAACGAAAAAGTTTATGTGTTCTTAGATTCTGTGCTTACCCAGGTAGCTAAACTTTTCCCTTTTGAATACATTCATATGGGTGGTGATGAAGCCCCTCATAATTTCTGGGAAAAGAACGATCAGGTTAAAGCTTTAATGCTTCGCGAAGGTTTAAAAACTATTCCTCAAGTTCAGGCTTATTTTGAAAAACGTGTAGAACAGATCGTGATTTCGAAAGGCAAAAAGTTTATGGGCTGGGACGAAATTCTTGAAGGAGGTGTATCGCCAACAGCAGCCGTAATGAGCTGGAGAGGAATGAAATATGGTATCCAGGCAGCGAATGAAAAGCACAACGTGGTAATGAGTCCAACTGATTTTGCATACCTGGATTATATGCAGGCAGATCCGATTACCGAACCAAAAGTTTATGCCTCGTTAAGGTTAAATAAAGCCTACCAGTTTAACCCTGTTCCAGCAGGCGTAAATGCACAGTATATTATTGGTGCACAGGCCAACCTTTGGACAGAGCAGGTTTTTACTTTCCGCCAGGCAGAATATATGGTTTGGCCACGTGCATTTGCCATTTCGGAATCGATCTGGAGTCCAATTGAAAAGAAAAACTGGACAAATTTTGTTGATCGCACACAACAGCATTTCAAACGATTAGATTTAGCAGAGATTAAATATTCGCCTGCCATTTACGATCCGATTTTTACAGTAAAACGCAGTGCTGATAAACAGTTAATGATCGAATTAACGACGGAAATAGACGGTCTGGATATCTACTATAGCTTTGATAACTCTACTCCCGACCGTTTTTATCCGAAATATACAGCCGCATTACAGGTGCCAAAAGATGCCAGTATGCTCCGTGTAATTACCTACCGCGGGAAACAACCGATTGGAAGATTGATCAGCATGCCTGTTGCTGATTTACAGAAAAGGGCAAGATGA
- a CDS encoding DUF7793 family protein, whose product MRNDSDKQLIEGEIADYLLTDDGILISYSKSVLRTVGNISANVVLVKEITGNKKVPLLIYLKNSPVPDKETRKFSTEQLPQIYTAMAMVSKPGLAQLIMKILFKFQNPPIPIKSFTDDKKAMEWLKQFVV is encoded by the coding sequence ATGAGAAACGATAGCGATAAACAGCTTATTGAAGGCGAAATTGCCGATTATTTATTAACTGATGATGGGATACTGATTTCCTACAGTAAAAGTGTTTTACGTACTGTGGGAAATATTTCGGCCAATGTTGTACTGGTGAAGGAAATTACGGGGAATAAGAAAGTCCCACTGTTAATTTACTTAAAAAATTCTCCTGTTCCAGACAAAGAAACACGAAAGTTTTCTACGGAGCAATTGCCGCAAATTTATACTGCTATGGCGATGGTTTCGAAACCTGGTTTGGCGCAATTAATTATGAAGATTTTGTTTAAGTTTCAAAACCCGCCTATCCCGATTAAATCATTTACTGACGATAAAAAAGCAATGGAATGGCTAAAACAGTTTGTAGTCTAA
- a CDS encoding aldehyde dehydrogenase family protein — MKIRGKKMKNMQIINPATEEIITSLTEDNSSTLQAKLATLKKAQPQWANKTLSERILVIAQFSNLLEVKIEELAAVLTSEVGKPLQQSRNEINGARTRIKWMLNNAEKYLSDEVMVDEPSLKEIIKYEPLGIVCNISAWNYPYLVGVNVFIPALLSGNAVMYKPSEYATLTGIEIEKLLKKAGVPDDIFHIAIGAKETGTALLEMDFDGYFFTGSYKTGKFIYEKVASKMVPCQLELGGKDPLYIAEDVTDVASAAVGTADGAFYNNGQSCCSVERIYVHEKNYENYLNAFVTEVKSWKMGQPTTDGVYIGALTRKEQILLLENQVADALSKGAKLLTGGKAIEGKGYYFEPTVLTDVTNDMLVMQEESFGPIIGIMKVKDDTEALSMMKDTDYGLTASVYTANQSKAEKILAQLDAGSGYWNCCDRVSAALPWSGRKYSGIGATLSHQGLRAFTKPKGYHLRG; from the coding sequence GTGAAAATCCGTGGCAAGAAAATGAAGAACATGCAGATCATCAACCCAGCAACAGAAGAAATTATTACCAGTTTGACGGAAGATAACTCATCTACGCTTCAAGCCAAATTAGCTACTTTAAAAAAGGCTCAACCACAATGGGCCAACAAAACCCTTAGCGAAAGGATTTTGGTTATCGCTCAATTCAGTAATTTACTGGAAGTTAAAATTGAAGAACTGGCCGCGGTGCTAACCTCCGAAGTAGGCAAACCTTTACAACAATCGCGTAATGAAATTAATGGTGCGAGGACCCGTATTAAATGGATGCTCAATAATGCTGAAAAATATTTAAGTGATGAGGTGATGGTTGATGAACCAAGTTTGAAAGAAATCATTAAATATGAGCCATTGGGTATAGTGTGCAATATCTCAGCTTGGAATTATCCTTATCTGGTTGGCGTGAATGTATTTATCCCAGCCTTATTGAGCGGCAATGCCGTAATGTATAAACCATCGGAGTATGCTACCTTAACTGGAATTGAGATTGAAAAATTGCTAAAAAAAGCGGGGGTGCCTGATGATATTTTCCATATCGCTATTGGCGCGAAAGAAACGGGAACGGCATTATTAGAGATGGATTTTGATGGTTATTTCTTCACCGGGTCTTATAAAACGGGGAAATTCATCTACGAAAAAGTAGCATCGAAAATGGTTCCCTGTCAATTGGAATTAGGCGGAAAAGACCCCTTATACATTGCCGAAGATGTAACCGATGTTGCTTCTGCTGCAGTTGGCACGGCTGATGGCGCTTTTTACAATAACGGACAAAGCTGCTGTTCTGTAGAACGTATATATGTGCATGAGAAAAATTACGAAAATTATTTAAATGCTTTCGTTACCGAGGTTAAAAGCTGGAAAATGGGCCAACCTACAACTGATGGCGTATATATTGGTGCCTTAACACGGAAAGAACAGATTTTGCTATTGGAAAATCAAGTTGCTGATGCCTTAAGTAAAGGTGCAAAACTATTAACCGGTGGCAAAGCCATTGAGGGAAAAGGTTATTATTTTGAACCAACAGTGCTAACCGATGTTACCAACGATATGCTGGTGATGCAGGAAGAAAGTTTCGGACCGATAATCGGCATAATGAAAGTGAAAGATGATACTGAGGCCCTAAGTATGATGAAAGATACCGATTATGGATTAACCGCATCGGTTTATACGGCCAACCAGTCCAAGGCCGAAAAAATATTAGCCCAGTTAGATGCTGGCTCAGGTTATTGGAATTGTTGCGATCGAGTAAGTGCAGCACTACCTTGGAGCGGAAGAAAGTATTCGGGTATTGGCGCTACCCTATCACATCAGGGGTTAAGGGCCTTTACTAAACCCAAAGGTTATCATTTGAGAGGATAG
- a CDS encoding gamma-glutamyl-gamma-aminobutyrate hydrolase family protein: MSDKIIIGVTDCSKFDIYRDWVLSYNKNVEVIQLGYKLNNFDEIKKCDGIVLTGGEDVHPRFYNQPDYYPYCYDDDIDEERDEFEFKVLTYTEANSVPVLGICRGMQVGNVFFGGTLIPDIPTWGKFDHSKMYDKSDRYHEIMVNPSSWLNQIVNTDKGLVNSNHHQSTDKTGKGLVVCAISLDGVTEAMERIEPKGKSFLLFVQWHPERLKDQHSPFSKNIHEAFINAIKLNINHR; this comes from the coding sequence ATGTCTGATAAAATAATAATTGGTGTTACCGACTGTAGCAAATTCGACATCTATCGCGATTGGGTTTTATCCTACAACAAAAATGTGGAGGTAATCCAGCTTGGGTACAAACTCAACAATTTCGACGAGATCAAAAAATGCGATGGGATTGTTTTAACAGGGGGTGAAGATGTTCACCCTCGTTTTTACAATCAGCCTGACTATTATCCTTACTGTTATGATGATGATATTGATGAAGAACGTGATGAGTTTGAATTTAAAGTTTTAACCTATACTGAGGCCAATTCCGTTCCTGTTTTGGGCATTTGTAGAGGCATGCAAGTGGGCAATGTGTTTTTTGGCGGAACTTTGATTCCTGACATCCCAACCTGGGGAAAATTCGATCATTCTAAAATGTACGATAAATCAGATCGCTATCACGAGATTATGGTAAACCCATCCTCGTGGCTGAACCAGATTGTAAATACCGATAAGGGCTTAGTAAATAGCAACCATCACCAAAGCACCGATAAAACGGGGAAAGGTTTGGTGGTGTGCGCAATATCTCTAGATGGCGTTACGGAAGCAATGGAGCGGATTGAACCCAAAGGAAAATCCTTTTTGTTATTTGTACAATGGCATCCCGAACGCTTAAAAGATCAGCACAGCCCATTTAGCAAAAATATACACGAGGCTTTTATTAACGCGATAAAATTAAATATCAACCACAGATAA
- a CDS encoding iron-containing alcohol dehydrogenase produces the protein MIFDKIHQFNFPTTIRFGAGAVKELPAYLSKNNLKAPLIVTDPTIAQLSFFKTIVEDLKAKGIAVEVFSDIHKNPVKSDVYKGTDVWDATNRDSIVGIGGGAALDVARAIVLRVNHREDLFKYDDLIGGDIYVTNAVPHFITIPTTSGTGSEVGRSAIIADDETHQKKILFSPKLMAQIVFADPELTMDLPPFITAATGMDALTHNMEAYLAKNFHPMCDGIALEGISLIKDSLERATNNPDLESRSKMLMASMMGAIAFQKGLGVVHSLAHPLSSLLDTHHGLANAVNIPYGMQFNIAGFEDRFKKIARTLDLKDENGEAVVKYLFDLNMKVNIPHKLSDIGVKNEHIETLADLAFADFAHPNNPKPVSREDFKQLYLSAL, from the coding sequence ATGATATTTGATAAGATCCATCAGTTTAATTTCCCCACAACCATCCGTTTTGGTGCTGGCGCAGTAAAAGAGTTGCCTGCCTACTTAAGCAAGAATAATTTAAAGGCACCGCTAATTGTAACCGACCCCACCATTGCACAACTTTCGTTTTTTAAAACCATAGTTGAAGATTTAAAGGCAAAGGGCATTGCTGTCGAGGTTTTTAGCGACATCCACAAAAACCCGGTAAAAAGTGATGTTTACAAAGGTACCGATGTTTGGGATGCTACCAATCGTGACAGTATAGTAGGTATTGGTGGTGGTGCTGCTTTAGATGTAGCCCGTGCAATTGTGCTCCGCGTTAATCACCGTGAAGACTTATTCAAATACGATGATTTAATCGGCGGCGATATCTACGTAACGAACGCTGTTCCACATTTTATCACCATCCCAACTACATCTGGTACCGGAAGTGAAGTTGGCCGCAGTGCCATTATTGCTGATGATGAAACCCACCAGAAAAAAATTCTTTTCTCCCCAAAATTAATGGCGCAGATCGTATTTGCAGATCCGGAACTCACGATGGATTTACCCCCATTTATCACTGCTGCAACGGGTATGGATGCTTTAACACATAATATGGAAGCTTATCTGGCCAAGAATTTCCACCCGATGTGTGATGGAATCGCGCTGGAGGGAATTTCATTGATCAAAGATTCTCTGGAACGTGCAACCAACAATCCTGATTTAGAAAGCCGCAGTAAAATGTTAATGGCTTCGATGATGGGTGCTATTGCCTTTCAAAAAGGTTTGGGTGTGGTGCACTCGCTGGCGCATCCACTTTCGTCGCTTTTAGATACCCACCATGGTTTGGCCAACGCCGTAAATATTCCTTACGGCATGCAGTTTAATATTGCGGGTTTTGAAGACCGTTTTAAAAAAATCGCCCGTACGCTAGACCTTAAAGATGAAAATGGTGAAGCTGTTGTAAAATATCTGTTCGATTTAAACATGAAAGTGAATATTCCGCATAAATTGAGTGATATTGGTGTTAAAAATGAACATATTGAAACACTTGCCGATTTAGCCTTTGCAGATTTTGCACATCCAAATAATCCTAAACCGGTAAGCAGAGAAGATTTTAAACAATTGTACTTAAGCGCACTATAA